From Chryseobacterium shandongense, the proteins below share one genomic window:
- a CDS encoding GNAT family N-acetyltransferase encodes MIQLKFFEQKDFPGLNYTLDENQLQYTATAEQALKKIEEREDTLAFPITILKDEHPCGFFVLDFGDDKLELTNNKQAMLLRSFSVNPEFQGKGIGKEAMIKVEEFVRENFKDCDEIVLAVDQDNISAFQLYGNTGYHYEGKTRIGRSGPQYIMHKKL; translated from the coding sequence ATGATACAGTTAAAATTTTTTGAACAAAAAGATTTTCCCGGACTAAATTATACGCTGGACGAAAATCAGCTGCAATATACGGCTACTGCAGAGCAGGCATTAAAAAAAATTGAGGAAAGAGAAGATACCCTTGCATTTCCGATAACGATTCTCAAAGATGAACATCCCTGCGGATTTTTCGTGCTGGATTTCGGAGACGATAAATTAGAACTTACCAATAATAAACAAGCAATGCTGCTGCGCTCATTTTCAGTAAATCCCGAATTTCAGGGTAAAGGCATCGGAAAAGAGGCAATGATTAAAGTCGAAGAATTCGTTCGGGAAAACTTTAAGGACTGTGATGAGATTGTACTCGCTGTAGATCAGGACAATATTTCCGCTTTTCAGCTATATGGTAATACAGGCTATCATTACGAAGGAAAAACCAGAATTGGAAGAAGCGGACCGCAATATATTATGCATAAAAAACTTTAA
- a CDS encoding glucose 1-dehydrogenase — protein sequence MEISLKNQVAIVTGASSGIGTGIAKSLAAAGATVIVNHSSEHSADEANEVLKEITDAGGTGIVYQCDVSSEEQVVGMFQEVISQFGTVDILINNAGVQKDAKFTEMTLDQWNTVININLTGQFLCAREAIKEFLRRGIDTSRSVACGKIIHISSVHEVIPWAGHANYAASKGAIRMLMQTLAQEYGADKIRVNSICPGAIQTPINKNAWSTPEAMNSLMKLVPYNRIGKPEDIGNLAVFLASDHADYISGASIFVDGAMTTFESFSTGG from the coding sequence ATGGAAATTTCTCTTAAAAACCAGGTTGCTATTGTCACCGGAGCTTCCAGTGGAATAGGTACAGGAATTGCAAAATCACTGGCCGCAGCTGGAGCAACGGTCATCGTAAACCACTCATCCGAACATTCAGCAGACGAAGCCAATGAAGTTTTAAAGGAAATAACCGACGCTGGAGGAACGGGAATCGTTTATCAGTGTGATGTTTCCAGCGAAGAGCAGGTTGTAGGAATGTTTCAGGAAGTCATTTCACAATTTGGAACGGTAGATATTCTTATCAACAATGCGGGTGTTCAGAAAGATGCAAAATTCACAGAAATGACACTCGACCAATGGAATACGGTTATCAATATCAACCTTACAGGCCAATTCTTATGTGCCCGTGAAGCCATAAAAGAATTTCTACGCCGCGGTATCGATACTTCACGATCCGTTGCCTGCGGAAAAATAATTCATATTAGTTCGGTTCATGAAGTCATTCCTTGGGCAGGACACGCCAATTATGCGGCCAGCAAAGGGGCGATCCGCATGTTAATGCAGACACTGGCTCAAGAATACGGAGCCGATAAAATTCGTGTAAACTCAATTTGTCCCGGAGCTATTCAAACACCCATCAATAAAAACGCATGGAGCACTCCCGAAGCCATGAATTCCCTGATGAAACTTGTTCCTTACAACAGGATTGGAAAACCGGAAGATATTGGAAATCTGGCGGTATTTCTGGCGAGTGATCACGCAGACTATATTTCAGGAGCGAGCATATTCGTGGATGGAGCGATGACTACCTTTGAAAGTTTTTCTACGGGTGGTTAA
- a CDS encoding MGH1-like glycoside hydrolase domain-containing protein produces MKEKERLSDISWKKWGPYVSNREWGLVREDYSADGDAWNYTAHYTAEAKAYRWGEEGICGICDDLQKLVFSLGFWNKKDKMVKERFFGLTNGQGNHGEDVKEYYYYLDSTPTHSYMKMLYKYPQNAFPYQDLIKTNAERSKQEPEYELIDTGIFDENEYFDIFIEYAKADSQDILIQLTVINKSENKVPLVILPTLCFRNTWRWGYDDYMPQLNSNQADSVKIQHRDLQIKNFYAECSDRVLFCDNETNNEKLYQCHNESDYTKDGINDFIINGNSQSVNPKNTGTKAAFLIDENFNPKERKVFKFRLTHKDFTKPFGDFDEIFGLRKQEADEFYEEIQKGINTEDEKLVQRQAFAGMLWSKMFYHYNVEKWLKGDPAQPKPPKSREKMRNYEWKHLNNEHIISMPDKWEYPWYATWDLAFHTISFALIDPDFAKHQLKLFLFEWYMHPNGQLPAYEWDFNDVNPPVHAWAVFRVFKIDEYLKGKPDLPFLESAFQKLLMNFTWWVNKKDNNGNNIFEGGFLGLDNIGVFDRNTPLPDGEHLEQSDGTSWMAMFALNMMRIALELALYNKVYEEMAIKFFEHFLAIANSLANMGDECFSLWDDEDEFFYDALSFGEKNHMYLKLRTIVGLIPMFAVEVIDDEMIENLPDFKKRMQWVLDNKPELAALVSHWEVKGEDSKHLLSLLRGHRLKRLLHRMLNPEEFLSDFGIRALSKEYEKNPFSLHLNGKDYTVQYTPAESDSRLFGGNSNWRGPVWFPINFLIIESLQRFFFYYSPDFLVECPTGSGNYLNLDQIADELSKRLSNIFLKDKDGNRPFNGQYPRFQSDPDFKDYILFYEYFHGDNGRGVGASHQTGWTGLIAKILMPRYSKKKIAESETEMPDQKKF; encoded by the coding sequence ATGAAAGAAAAAGAAAGACTCTCCGATATCAGCTGGAAAAAATGGGGTCCTTACGTCAGCAACCGGGAATGGGGATTGGTACGTGAAGATTACAGCGCCGATGGTGACGCGTGGAACTATACCGCACACTATACGGCAGAAGCAAAAGCATACCGTTGGGGAGAAGAAGGAATCTGCGGCATTTGCGATGACCTTCAGAAGCTGGTATTTTCTTTAGGATTCTGGAACAAAAAAGATAAGATGGTGAAAGAACGGTTCTTTGGTCTTACCAACGGACAGGGAAATCACGGAGAAGATGTAAAGGAATATTATTACTACCTGGATTCAACGCCGACGCATTCATACATGAAGATGTTGTATAAATATCCTCAGAATGCATTTCCTTATCAAGACCTCATCAAAACAAATGCAGAAAGAAGCAAACAGGAGCCTGAATACGAATTAATTGATACAGGGATTTTTGATGAAAATGAATATTTCGATATTTTTATTGAGTATGCAAAAGCAGATTCCCAGGATATTCTGATTCAGCTTACCGTTATCAATAAATCTGAAAACAAAGTTCCACTGGTAATTCTCCCCACATTATGCTTCCGAAATACGTGGCGTTGGGGTTATGATGATTATATGCCTCAACTGAATTCAAATCAGGCAGATTCTGTTAAAATTCAACACAGGGATTTACAAATCAAAAACTTTTATGCAGAATGTTCTGATCGGGTTTTATTTTGTGATAATGAAACCAATAATGAAAAGCTGTATCAGTGTCATAATGAAAGTGATTACACCAAAGACGGGATCAATGATTTTATTATCAATGGAAATTCACAATCCGTAAACCCAAAAAATACTGGTACGAAAGCAGCTTTTCTAATCGATGAGAATTTCAACCCAAAAGAAAGAAAAGTTTTTAAGTTCAGACTCACCCATAAAGATTTCACAAAACCATTTGGTGATTTTGATGAAATTTTCGGCTTGAGAAAACAGGAAGCGGATGAATTTTATGAAGAAATCCAGAAAGGAATCAATACGGAAGATGAGAAACTGGTGCAACGACAGGCTTTTGCGGGAATGCTCTGGAGCAAAATGTTTTACCATTACAATGTCGAAAAATGGCTGAAGGGTGATCCTGCGCAGCCTAAACCGCCGAAGTCTCGCGAAAAGATGAGGAATTACGAGTGGAAACACCTCAATAATGAACACATCATTTCAATGCCGGATAAATGGGAATATCCATGGTATGCAACCTGGGACCTGGCCTTTCATACGATTAGTTTTGCACTCATTGATCCGGATTTTGCCAAACACCAGCTGAAACTCTTCCTTTTTGAATGGTATATGCATCCCAATGGACAGCTTCCGGCTTATGAATGGGATTTCAATGATGTGAATCCACCTGTTCACGCGTGGGCTGTTTTCAGGGTTTTTAAAATTGATGAATATCTAAAAGGGAAACCCGACCTGCCATTCCTGGAAAGCGCTTTTCAAAAACTGTTGATGAATTTTACCTGGTGGGTCAATAAAAAGGACAATAATGGCAATAATATTTTTGAGGGCGGATTTTTAGGACTGGATAACATCGGCGTTTTCGACCGCAATACTCCGCTTCCCGACGGTGAACACCTTGAGCAATCGGATGGTACCAGCTGGATGGCCATGTTTGCGCTTAATATGATGAGAATTGCTTTGGAGCTGGCCTTATACAACAAGGTTTACGAAGAAATGGCCATAAAGTTTTTTGAACATTTCCTGGCGATTGCCAATTCTCTTGCGAACATGGGGGATGAATGCTTCAGTCTTTGGGACGACGAAGATGAGTTCTTCTATGATGCGCTTTCGTTTGGAGAAAAGAATCATATGTACTTGAAATTAAGAACCATTGTTGGGCTTATTCCGATGTTTGCCGTAGAAGTTATTGATGATGAAATGATAGAAAACCTCCCTGATTTTAAGAAAAGGATGCAATGGGTTTTAGATAATAAACCGGAGCTTGCAGCGTTGGTTTCTCATTGGGAGGTAAAGGGGGAAGATTCAAAACACCTGCTCTCACTTCTACGTGGACACCGCTTAAAAAGATTGCTCCACAGAATGCTGAATCCTGAAGAATTTTTAAGCGATTTCGGAATTCGCGCCCTTTCTAAAGAATATGAGAAAAATCCTTTTAGCTTACATCTTAATGGCAAGGATTATACCGTACAATATACGCCCGCAGAAAGTGACAGCCGGCTTTTTGGAGGAAACAGCAACTGGCGTGGTCCGGTATGGTTTCCTATCAACTTTTTAATTATTGAAAGCCTTCAGCGGTTTTTCTTTTATTACAGTCCGGATTTTCTGGTAGAATGTCCTACGGGAAGCGGAAATTATTTAAACCTCGATCAGATTGCAGATGAATTAAGCAAAAGGCTATCCAATATATTTTTGAAGGATAAAGATGGAAATCGGCCTTTCAACGGGCAGTATCCAAGATTCCAGTCCGACCCGGATTTTAAAGATTACATTTTGTTTTATGAATATTTCCACGGAGACAACGGACGTGGGGTGGGCGCCTCACACCAGACAGGCTGGACAGGCCTTATTGCAAAGATCCTTATGCCAAGATATTCAAAGAAAAAAATTGCAGAATCTGAGACCGAAATGCCGGATCAAAAAAAGTTTTAG
- the recO gene encoding DNA repair protein RecO has product MNSQNGFLLSYIKYGENDAVLHCFTEDEGFQSYFLKGIYTKKNKKKALLLPLSKLNFSLLPLRGNGIQTISRFEMIKSNDIYTDIRCNSVVFFISDFLNQNLKHENKNHHLFFCMEEFIDELENQNYQSHLIFLIKILKIQGVAPLLNNGKFLDPETGTFSSELMHQIFNEEISAIWLAILSSENPYLIKISSSYRKDFLDSILVYYHYHITDFRIPASLEVIQQIFE; this is encoded by the coding sequence ATGAATTCACAAAACGGCTTTTTATTATCTTATATAAAATATGGGGAAAATGATGCAGTACTGCATTGTTTTACAGAAGATGAAGGGTTTCAGTCTTATTTCCTGAAAGGTATTTATACTAAAAAAAATAAGAAAAAAGCCCTGCTTCTGCCTTTAAGCAAACTTAATTTTTCCCTGCTTCCACTTAGAGGAAACGGAATACAGACCATTTCCCGGTTTGAGATGATAAAAAGCAACGATATTTATACCGATATCCGTTGTAATTCGGTTGTTTTTTTTATTTCGGATTTTCTGAATCAGAACTTAAAACATGAAAATAAAAATCATCATTTATTTTTCTGTATGGAAGAATTTATTGATGAACTTGAAAACCAGAATTATCAGTCTCATTTAATCTTCCTGATCAAAATTTTAAAAATTCAGGGTGTTGCTCCGCTTCTGAATAATGGGAAATTTCTTGATCCGGAAACAGGTACTTTTTCTTCTGAATTGATGCATCAGATCTTTAATGAAGAGATTTCTGCAATATGGCTTGCTATTCTTTCTTCGGAAAATCCTTACCTGATTAAAATATCCTCGTCCTACAGGAAAGATTTTCTTGACAGTATTTTGGTGTATTACCATTATCATATCACAGATTTCAGGATTCCTGCATCACTGGAAGTCATTCAGCAGATTTTTGAGTAA